In Sphingomonas sp. LR60, the following are encoded in one genomic region:
- a CDS encoding cold-shock protein, which produces MGYDKGGRGQRGGRGRDKRDGFGGGDDFGGGGGFGGGGFGGGFEDRGGGGFGGGRGFGGGGGGFGGGGGGGFRGGGGGGFSGGGGGRGFGGGGGGMPPQVVGEGTGVVKFFNGQKGFGFIVRDDGGEDVFVHISAVEQAGLSGLAEGQPLGFTLVDRGGRVSATDLKIDGEPMPVTDRAPPREGGFGDRGDRGPRPAGAAGGAQRQLTGEKATGTVKFFNAMKGFGFIQRDDGQPDAFVHISAVERAGMPTLNEGDRLSFEIEVDRRGKYAAVNLESGS; this is translated from the coding sequence ATGGGTTACGACAAGGGCGGCCGCGGGCAGCGCGGCGGGCGTGGGCGCGACAAGCGCGACGGCTTCGGCGGCGGTGACGATTTCGGCGGCGGCGGCGGTTTTGGTGGCGGCGGCTTCGGCGGCGGCTTTGAAGATCGTGGCGGCGGCGGCTTTGGCGGCGGTCGCGGCTTCGGTGGCGGCGGCGGCGGCTTCGGCGGCGGCGGCGGTGGTGGCTTCCGCGGCGGCGGTGGCGGCGGCTTCAGTGGCGGCGGCGGTGGCCGCGGCTTCGGCGGCGGCGGTGGCGGCATGCCCCCGCAGGTCGTTGGCGAAGGCACCGGCGTGGTCAAGTTCTTCAACGGACAGAAGGGCTTCGGCTTCATCGTCCGTGATGACGGCGGCGAGGACGTGTTCGTGCACATCTCGGCGGTCGAGCAGGCGGGCCTGTCGGGCCTGGCCGAGGGCCAGCCGCTCGGCTTCACGCTCGTCGATCGCGGCGGCCGCGTCTCGGCGACCGATCTGAAGATCGACGGCGAGCCGATGCCGGTCACCGATCGTGCGCCTCCGCGTGAGGGTGGCTTCGGCGACCGTGGCGATCGTGGTCCGCGTCCGGCCGGTGCAGCGGGTGGCGCGCAGCGTCAGCTGACCGGTGAGAAGGCGACGGGTACCGTCAAGTTCTTCAACGCGATGAAAGGCTTCGGCTTCATCCAGCGCGATGACGGGCAGCCGGATGCCTTCGTGCACATCTCGGCCGTCGAGCGCGCGGGGATGCCGACGCTCAACGAGGGCGACCGCCTGAGCTTCGAGATCGAGGTCGATCGTCGCGGCAAGTATGCGGCCGTGAACCTCGAATCGGGCAGCTAA
- a CDS encoding ribonuclease D, whose protein sequence is MAVYLHEEDLPGDVFAAGAAIAVDTETMGLITPRDRLCLVQLSDGSGDEHLVRFSPGSDYAAPILRQVLADPARLKLYHFGRFDIAAIRHYLGVVAAPVYCTKTASRLVRTYTDRHGLKELVRELLGQDISKQQQSSDWGGPVLSDAQRDYAASDVRYLHRLKEELDRRLAREGRTELAQACFDFLPARAELDLAGWPEVDIFAHV, encoded by the coding sequence ATGGCTGTATATCTGCACGAAGAAGACTTGCCCGGCGACGTGTTCGCCGCGGGTGCCGCAATTGCGGTGGATACCGAGACGATGGGCCTCATCACCCCGCGTGACCGGCTGTGCCTGGTGCAATTGTCGGATGGCAGCGGGGACGAGCATCTCGTTCGCTTCTCGCCGGGCAGCGACTATGCCGCCCCGATCCTGCGTCAGGTGCTGGCCGATCCGGCGCGATTGAAGCTCTATCACTTCGGCCGCTTCGACATTGCGGCGATCCGTCACTATCTCGGCGTCGTGGCCGCGCCGGTCTATTGCACCAAGACCGCGTCGCGGCTGGTGCGGACCTATACCGACCGCCACGGGCTGAAGGAGCTGGTGCGCGAATTGCTGGGGCAGGACATCTCGAAGCAGCAGCAATCGTCGGACTGGGGCGGCCCGGTGCTGAGCGATGCGCAGCGCGATTATGCCGCGTCCGACGTGCGTTACCTGCATCGCCTGAAGGAGGAGCTAGACCGCCGGCTGGCCCGCGAGGGACGCACCGAACTGGCGCAGGCGTGCTTCGACTTCCTGCCGGCGCGCGCCGAGCTGGATCTGGCGGGCTGGCCGGAGGTGGACATCTTCGCGCATGTCTGA
- the lptC gene encoding LPS export ABC transporter periplasmic protein LptC — protein sequence MSDVALRVRSERQRWAQPGGRHDRIIAIANRGLPVSIGVLFAFLVMAPLTMGGDASFVLDKSRVDVAKERMKLREARYRGTDAKGQPFELDAGSAVQKSSAEPIVRIAGMAAAIRLSDGPATLTAPTGRYDMDSEQVNVDGPIKVRGPNNYTLDTDNAVVDLKSRRLRSTGAATGTVRQGTFRGDTMSADLEARTVTLDGNARLRFTPRK from the coding sequence ATGTCTGACGTCGCGCTTCGCGTCCGATCGGAACGGCAACGCTGGGCGCAACCCGGCGGGCGGCACGATCGCATCATCGCGATCGCCAACCGTGGGCTTCCCGTGTCGATCGGCGTGTTGTTCGCCTTTCTGGTGATGGCGCCGCTGACGATGGGCGGCGATGCGTCGTTCGTGCTCGACAAGAGTCGGGTCGACGTCGCCAAGGAGCGCATGAAGCTGCGCGAGGCGCGCTACCGTGGCACCGACGCGAAGGGACAGCCGTTCGAACTCGACGCCGGCTCCGCGGTGCAGAAAAGCTCCGCCGAACCGATCGTGCGAATCGCCGGCATGGCGGCGGCGATCCGGCTGTCGGACGGCCCCGCGACGCTGACCGCGCCGACCGGCCGCTACGACATGGACAGCGAGCAGGTGAACGTCGACGGCCCGATCAAGGTGCGCGGACCGAACAATTACACGCTCGACACCGACAATGCGGTCGTCGACCTGAAATCACGTCGCTTGCGCTCCACCGGCGCGGCGACCGGCACCGTGCGCCAGGGCACCTTCCGCGGCGACACGATGAGCGCCGACCTGGAAGCGCGCACCGTTACGCTCGACGGCAATGCCCGCTTGCGGTTCACCCCGAGAAAATAG
- a CDS encoding LptA/OstA family protein, translating into MLRLAVAPALLTLLAVPAAAQTRHNTAAPIDFGADHIELQDRANRAVLSGNVKVRQAEMTLSAQRMTVAYTGQVIDGSPQVSRLDASGGVTVVRPDQTASSQFAVYDLNRRIITMLGGVKLTQGGNTINGGRLTINLDSGRAVIDGSSVAGGATSGTGAVTQAPGGRVTGTFSVPKRN; encoded by the coding sequence ATGTTGCGCCTTGCCGTCGCCCCTGCCCTGCTGACGCTGCTCGCCGTTCCCGCGGCGGCGCAGACGCGGCATAACACCGCCGCACCGATCGATTTCGGCGCGGATCACATCGAGTTGCAGGATCGCGCCAATCGCGCGGTGCTCTCCGGCAACGTCAAGGTGCGGCAGGCGGAGATGACGCTGAGCGCGCAGCGGATGACCGTCGCCTATACCGGTCAGGTGATCGACGGCAGCCCGCAGGTATCGCGGCTCGACGCCAGCGGCGGGGTGACGGTGGTCCGCCCCGATCAGACTGCAAGCAGCCAGTTCGCCGTCTACGATCTCAACCGCCGCATCATCACGATGCTGGGCGGGGTGAAGCTGACGCAGGGCGGCAACACCATCAACGGCGGCCGGCTGACGATCAATCTCGACAGCGGCCGCGCGGTGATCGACGGCTCGTCGGTCGCGGGCGGCGCGACCTCGGGCACCGGCGCGGTCACGCAGGCGCCGGGTGGCCGGGTCACCGGCACCTTCTCGGTGCCAAAGCGCAACTGA
- the lptB gene encoding LPS export ABC transporter ATP-binding protein, with product MDGTTTALNREGLDRVEPIHEAELGRGLQVVSIAKSYDKRVVLTDVSVTVGRGEVIGLLGPNGAGKTTCFYSVMGLVKPDSGRIMLDGDDITGLPMYRRAILGLGYLPQETSIFRGLTIEKNISTVLELSEPDAAARGDKLEKLLGEFGLTRLRDAPAMALSGGERRRAEIARALAADPSIMLLDEPFAGIDPISIADIRNLVCQLKDRGIGVLITDHNVRETLDIVDRAYIIYDGKVLFTGSPEELVRDENVRRLYLGEDFAL from the coding sequence ATGGACGGCACCACGACAGCGCTGAACCGCGAAGGGCTCGACCGGGTGGAGCCGATCCACGAGGCCGAGCTGGGCCGCGGGCTGCAGGTCGTTTCGATCGCGAAGAGCTATGACAAGCGCGTCGTGCTGACCGATGTGTCGGTGACGGTCGGGCGCGGCGAGGTGATCGGGCTGCTGGGGCCGAACGGCGCGGGCAAGACGACCTGCTTCTATTCGGTCATGGGGCTGGTGAAGCCCGATTCGGGCCGCATCATGCTCGACGGCGACGACATCACCGGACTGCCGATGTACCGCCGCGCGATCCTCGGCCTCGGCTATCTGCCGCAGGAAACGTCGATCTTTCGCGGGCTGACGATCGAGAAGAACATCTCGACCGTGCTCGAGCTTTCCGAGCCGGATGCCGCGGCGCGTGGCGACAAGCTCGAGAAACTGCTTGGCGAGTTCGGGCTGACCCGCCTGCGCGACGCGCCTGCGATGGCCTTGTCGGGCGGCGAGCGGCGCCGCGCGGAGATCGCGCGCGCGCTGGCGGCCGATCCGTCGATCATGTTGCTCGACGAGCCGTTCGCCGGCATCGATCCGATCTCGATCGCCGACATCCGCAACCTGGTCTGCCAGTTGAAGGATCGCGGGATCGGCGTGCTGATCACCGACCACAATGTGCGCGAGACGCTCGACATCGTCGACCGCGCCTACATCATCTACGACGGCAAGGTGCTCTTCACGGGCAGCCCGGAAGAACTGGTGCGCGACGAGAACGTCCGCCGGCTCTATCTGGGCGAGGATTTCGCGCTCTAG
- the rpoN gene encoding RNA polymerase factor sigma-54, with translation MSLAPRLDLRQSQSLVMTPQLQQAIKLLALSNLEIEGVIAEELERNPLLEATPGGDDVPEPTTVETPTRDEPAGADELVVSGEATGESLDVDIAAERFDDSPSDHAGLSSSAAPASGSGEAPDLDSFADTSESLADVLLAQAGAAFDEAELFIARALIDQIDEAGYLRADVAELAQRLGVAVARVERVLTIIQRFEPTGVGARDLAECLAIQAREVDRYDPCMARLLDHLDLLARGDLTRLKRLCQVDDEDMADMIRELRAYDPKPGCRYGGEPPAPVIPDLSVTRTKAGWAIELNAATLPRVLVNKGYYSELAGGKQDKAGKAWLADKLASANWLVKALDQRQRTIVRVATEIVKQQEAFFLRGVAHLRPLTLRQIAEAIDLHESTVSRVTSNKYLSCARGVFELKYFFTSAIAAADGGDAVSAEAVKSAIRALIAGEGDTILSDDTLVEQLNAKGFDIARRTVAKYREAMGIGSSVQRRRARALQRA, from the coding sequence ATGAGCCTCGCCCCGCGCCTCGACCTTCGCCAGTCGCAATCGCTGGTGATGACGCCGCAGCTACAGCAGGCGATCAAGCTGCTGGCGCTGAGCAATCTCGAGATCGAGGGCGTGATCGCCGAGGAACTCGAACGCAATCCGTTGCTGGAGGCGACGCCCGGCGGTGACGATGTGCCGGAGCCGACGACGGTCGAGACGCCGACCCGCGACGAACCGGCCGGGGCCGACGAACTCGTCGTGTCGGGCGAGGCGACCGGCGAGTCGCTCGACGTCGACATCGCCGCCGAGCGCTTCGACGATTCGCCGTCCGACCACGCCGGCCTCTCGTCCAGCGCCGCGCCGGCGAGCGGCTCGGGTGAGGCGCCCGACCTGGATTCGTTCGCCGACACCAGCGAAAGCCTCGCCGACGTGCTGCTCGCGCAAGCCGGGGCAGCCTTCGACGAGGCGGAGTTGTTCATTGCGCGCGCGTTGATCGATCAGATCGACGAGGCGGGGTACCTCCGCGCCGATGTCGCGGAGCTGGCGCAGCGGCTGGGCGTCGCAGTCGCGCGGGTCGAGCGCGTGCTGACGATCATCCAACGCTTCGAGCCGACCGGAGTCGGCGCGCGCGACCTTGCCGAATGCCTCGCGATCCAGGCGCGCGAGGTCGATCGCTACGATCCGTGCATGGCGCGGCTGCTCGATCATCTCGATCTGCTCGCACGCGGTGATCTGACGCGGCTCAAGCGGCTGTGTCAGGTCGACGACGAGGATATGGCGGACATGATCCGCGAGCTGCGTGCCTATGATCCCAAGCCCGGCTGTCGCTACGGCGGCGAACCGCCCGCGCCGGTCATCCCCGATCTGTCGGTGACGCGGACCAAGGCCGGCTGGGCGATCGAGCTGAACGCCGCGACGCTTCCGCGGGTGTTGGTCAACAAGGGCTATTACAGCGAGCTGGCGGGCGGCAAGCAGGACAAGGCCGGCAAGGCGTGGCTCGCCGACAAGCTCGCCAGCGCCAATTGGCTGGTCAAGGCACTCGACCAGCGGCAACGCACGATCGTGCGCGTCGCGACCGAGATCGTAAAGCAGCAGGAAGCGTTCTTTCTCCGTGGCGTCGCGCATCTCCGCCCGCTGACGCTGCGCCAGATCGCCGAGGCGATCGACCTGCACGAGTCGACCGTCAGCCGCGTCACGAGCAACAAATATCTCAGCTGCGCGCGCGGCGTGTTCGAGCTGAAATACTTCTTCACCTCGGCGATCGCCGCGGCCGATGGCGGTGATGCGGTGTCGGCGGAGGCGGTGAAGAGCGCGATCCGCGCGCTGATCGCAGGCGAAGGCGATACGATCCTGTCCGACGATACCCTGGTCGAGCAGCTCAACGCGAAGGGCTTCGATATCGCGCGCCGCACCGTCGCCAAATATCGCGAAGCGATGGGGATCGGCAGTTCGGTGCAACGCCGCCGTGCCCGCGCGCTGCAACGCGCCTGA
- a CDS encoding MATE family efflux transporter — translation MARGSQQDLTTGPIGRTLLVFALPTLGSSILQSLNGSINAIWIGQFLGERALAATTNANIIMFLLIAAVFGFGMAATIMIGQNMGRRDLDAVRRVLGTSVGLFTLLSIVTVAVGLLAAPAILRVLATPAEVYPLALAYLRVIFVAMVPGFVSVLLTMALRGTGDSITPLKFMALGSVIDVALNPLLIRGYGPVPALGIEGSATATLIANTVSLVALLVYIYRRDLPIRLRGAEWRYVLPDAALLRTIVAKGVPMGLQMLVVSTSALAMIGLVNRHGTATTAAYGAANQLWTYVQMPAMAVGAAVSAMAAQNIGAGAWSRVDRITRVGIVTNLALTGGLVVLLTLLDRHVLWLFLGQDSGAVDIAVRINLIAAWSFVLFGVSMVLSATVRANGAVVGPLVILALAMFPLRLGMAAGLEPTWGADAIWWSFPAGSIGSMLMMIAFYRHGGWRRSKLPAAPHEGEEQAMAECEPAAKTMPVG, via the coding sequence ATGGCGCGCGGATCGCAACAGGATTTGACGACCGGTCCGATAGGGCGGACGTTGCTGGTGTTCGCGCTGCCGACGCTCGGCTCCAGTATCCTGCAATCGCTCAACGGGTCGATCAACGCGATCTGGATCGGGCAATTCCTCGGCGAACGTGCGCTGGCGGCGACCACCAACGCCAATATCATCATGTTCCTGCTGATCGCGGCGGTGTTCGGCTTCGGCATGGCCGCGACGATCATGATCGGCCAGAACATGGGCCGGCGCGATCTGGATGCGGTGCGGCGCGTGCTCGGCACGTCGGTCGGGCTGTTCACGCTGTTGTCGATCGTCACCGTGGCCGTCGGATTGCTCGCCGCGCCAGCGATCCTGCGCGTGCTGGCGACACCGGCGGAGGTCTATCCACTGGCGCTCGCCTATCTGCGCGTGATCTTCGTCGCGATGGTGCCGGGATTCGTCAGCGTGCTGCTGACGATGGCGCTGCGCGGCACCGGTGACTCGATCACCCCGCTCAAGTTCATGGCGCTGGGTTCCGTGATCGACGTGGCGCTCAATCCGTTGCTGATCCGCGGCTACGGCCCGGTACCGGCGCTGGGGATCGAGGGATCGGCAACCGCAACGCTGATCGCCAATACGGTGTCGCTGGTCGCGCTGCTCGTCTACATCTATCGCCGCGATCTGCCGATCCGGTTGCGGGGTGCGGAGTGGCGCTATGTCCTGCCCGACGCGGCGCTGCTGCGGACGATCGTCGCCAAGGGCGTACCGATGGGGCTGCAGATGCTGGTGGTCTCGACCTCGGCGCTGGCGATGATCGGGCTGGTCAATCGCCACGGCACGGCGACGACCGCGGCGTACGGCGCGGCGAACCAGTTATGGACCTATGTCCAGATGCCCGCGATGGCGGTCGGCGCGGCGGTCAGCGCGATGGCGGCGCAGAATATCGGCGCGGGGGCGTGGTCGCGCGTCGATCGGATCACGCGGGTCGGAATCGTCACCAATCTGGCGCTCACCGGCGGGCTGGTCGTGCTGCTGACCCTGCTCGACCGGCACGTCTTGTGGCTGTTCCTCGGGCAGGACAGCGGCGCGGTCGATATCGCGGTGCGGATCAACCTGATCGCGGCGTGGAGCTTCGTGCTGTTCGGTGTGTCGATGGTCCTGTCGGCGACGGTGCGCGCGAACGGTGCGGTGGTCGGGCCGCTGGTGATCCTCGCGCTCGCGATGTTCCCGCTGCGGCTCGGCATGGCAGCCGGGCTGGAGCCGACATGGGGCGCGGACGCGATCTGGTGGAGTTTCCCGGCCGGGTCGATCGGCTCGATGCTGATGATGATCGCTTTCTATCGTCACGGCGGCTGGCGGCGCAGCAAGCTGCCCGCCGCGCCGCACGAGGGCGAGGAACAGGCGATGGCCGAATGCGAGCCGGCCGCGAAGACGATGCCGGTCGGCTGA
- a CDS encoding gamma-glutamyl-gamma-aminobutyrate hydrolase family protein gives MAETRKPVIGVLCCNETVQRPVQVVASRFVAPLARVSQACVVLVPAIAESCDVATLSDYLDGLLLTGSRSNVAPTRYGAPNDEEGGVLDRERDDVALTMADAMISAGKPVFGICRGMQEINVLFGGTLSTERCCGRHLRGGWDHADYATLFDHRHDVQLAADGTLAALTGEQRLSVHSVHEQAVERLGDGLTVEAWSSDDGVIEAIAARPNGADVLAVQWHPEWDVESNASSHAFSR, from the coding sequence ATGGCTGAGACGCGCAAACCCGTGATCGGCGTGCTGTGCTGCAACGAGACGGTGCAGCGGCCGGTGCAGGTGGTGGCGAGCCGCTTCGTCGCACCACTGGCGCGCGTGTCGCAGGCGTGCGTCGTGCTGGTTCCGGCGATCGCCGAATCGTGCGACGTCGCCACGCTAAGCGACTATCTGGATGGCCTGCTGTTGACCGGCTCGCGATCGAACGTCGCGCCGACGCGCTATGGCGCTCCCAATGACGAGGAGGGCGGCGTGCTCGATCGGGAGCGCGACGACGTGGCGCTGACGATGGCCGACGCGATGATCTCCGCGGGCAAGCCGGTGTTCGGGATCTGCCGGGGAATGCAGGAGATCAACGTGCTGTTCGGCGGCACCTTGTCGACCGAGCGCTGCTGTGGCCGGCATTTGCGCGGCGGCTGGGATCACGCGGATTACGCGACGCTGTTCGACCACCGCCATGACGTGCAGCTCGCCGCCGATGGCACGCTCGCCGCGCTGACCGGCGAGCAGCGGCTGTCGGTCCATTCGGTTCACGAACAGGCCGTCGAGCGGCTCGGTGACGGGCTGACGGTCGAGGCGTGGTCGAGCGACGATGGCGTGATCGAAGCGATCGCCGCGCGGCCCAACGGCGCCGATGTGCTGGCGGTTCAGTGGCATCCGGAATGGGACGTCGAGAGCAATGCGAGCAGCCACGCTTTTTCGCGCTGA
- the epsC gene encoding serine O-acetyltransferase EpsC, translating to MTDQRNSVPVAEAVAELRDARKAWRARHDDGHDTTSFPSRGALERVIELLSAALYPRRLGQFRGAPAEEDAFVAAKLLAAATELEREVAAELGYWQAEASSGTFDRDQPATIVRLFVAGLGEIRRLIDSDVEAAFLGDPAARSADEILVCYPGAIASLYHRLAHLLYELGAPIVARLISELANERTGIDIHPGATIGPSFFIDHGTGVVIGETAIIGARVRLYQHVTLGARTPRGDDPDRPRTRYARHPIVEDDVVIYAGTTILGRVTIGAGAMIGGNVWLLEDVAAGQLVVQPEAQAHDNATDWRAHDG from the coding sequence ATGACCGATCAACGCAATTCAGTGCCGGTGGCGGAAGCGGTAGCCGAGCTGCGCGATGCGCGCAAAGCGTGGCGGGCGCGGCATGACGACGGGCACGATACCACCAGCTTTCCGTCGCGTGGCGCGCTGGAGCGGGTGATCGAGCTGCTGTCCGCCGCGCTCTACCCGCGCCGGCTGGGCCAGTTTCGTGGTGCGCCGGCGGAGGAAGACGCGTTCGTCGCCGCCAAGTTGCTCGCCGCCGCCACCGAGCTGGAGCGCGAGGTCGCCGCCGAGCTGGGCTATTGGCAGGCGGAGGCGAGCAGCGGCACCTTCGATCGCGACCAGCCGGCGACGATCGTGCGGCTGTTCGTCGCCGGGCTCGGCGAGATCCGGCGGCTGATCGACAGCGATGTCGAGGCGGCGTTCCTCGGCGATCCCGCGGCACGCAGCGCCGACGAGATCCTCGTCTGCTATCCCGGCGCGATCGCCAGCCTGTACCACCGGCTGGCGCATCTGCTCTACGAACTCGGCGCACCGATCGTCGCCCGGCTGATCTCCGAACTGGCGAACGAGCGCACCGGGATCGACATCCATCCCGGCGCGACGATCGGGCCGTCGTTCTTCATCGATCACGGCACCGGCGTCGTCATCGGCGAGACTGCGATCATCGGCGCGCGCGTCCGGCTGTACCAGCATGTCACGCTGGGCGCGCGCACGCCGCGCGGCGATGATCCCGATCGGCCTCGCACGCGTTATGCGCGGCACCCGATCGTGGAGGACGATGTGGTGATCTACGCCGGAACGACGATCTTGGGGCGGGTCACGATCGGCGCGGGCGCGATGATCGGCGGCAATGTGTGGTTGCTCGAGGACGTCGCCGCCGGTCAACTGGTGGTTCAGCCCGAGGCGCAAGCGCATGACAATGCGACCGACTGGCGTGCGCACGATGGCTGA
- a CDS encoding glycoside hydrolase family 43 protein, which yields MGLKLRNSALLGAVAIGVIACAGTAAGQTARFEHFRYDGKAQERATARPGEYQNPILAGYYPDPSVTRVGDDYYLVNSSFAHFPGLPVFRSKDLVNWTQIGNAIDRPEQLDFTGRRVSQAVFAPDISFHDGTFYIANTCVECGGNFVITARDPAGPWSQPIWLPFEGIDPSIYWEGDRAYIVNNRAPAEPPRYDGHRAIWVQEYDWRAGKMVGESTMLVNGGVDLSKKPVWIEGPHLLRKDGWYYLSAAEGGTSDNHSQVVLRSRTLRGPFVPYAANPILTQRDLPPGRPHPVTSAGHAKFVETQNGDWWATFLATRPYADGLYNIGRETFLLPVTWKDGWPHILERGMPIPFTAPRPKLPTGAKPALPTSGDFGYADDFAGTRLAMQWIGIRTPRQPFHRVAGGALELRPGARFGDLNGVPSFVGRRQQHHVATVSVTMRYQPGKDGARAGLAAVQNDRSLLLFGVTRVQGKPMIALWARADADGDTLVASAPIDAAKPVTLTLRADGGTMAFDYAAGGRRRTLRDGVDARFLSTARAGGFVGTVIGPFDEP from the coding sequence GTGGGTCTCAAGCTTCGAAACAGCGCGCTGCTTGGCGCGGTCGCGATCGGCGTCATCGCCTGCGCCGGAACGGCGGCGGGACAGACCGCCAGGTTCGAGCACTTCCGCTACGACGGCAAGGCACAGGAGCGTGCAACGGCAAGGCCGGGCGAATATCAGAACCCGATCCTCGCCGGCTATTATCCCGATCCGTCCGTGACGCGGGTCGGCGACGATTATTACCTCGTCAACTCGTCGTTTGCGCACTTCCCCGGCCTGCCGGTATTCCGCTCGAAGGATCTGGTGAACTGGACGCAGATCGGCAATGCGATCGATCGTCCCGAACAGCTCGACTTCACCGGCCGGCGTGTGTCGCAGGCGGTGTTCGCGCCCGACATCTCCTTCCACGACGGCACCTTCTACATCGCCAATACGTGCGTCGAATGCGGTGGCAATTTCGTCATCACCGCCAGGGATCCGGCGGGGCCGTGGTCGCAGCCGATCTGGCTGCCGTTCGAGGGGATCGATCCGTCGATCTACTGGGAGGGTGACCGCGCCTATATCGTCAACAATCGCGCGCCTGCCGAGCCACCGCGCTATGACGGGCATCGTGCGATCTGGGTGCAGGAATATGACTGGCGCGCCGGCAAGATGGTCGGCGAGAGCACGATGCTCGTCAACGGTGGGGTCGATCTGTCGAAGAAGCCGGTGTGGATCGAGGGGCCGCACCTGCTGCGCAAGGATGGCTGGTATTATCTCAGCGCGGCAGAGGGTGGCACGAGCGACAACCATTCGCAGGTCGTGTTGCGTTCGCGAACCCTGCGCGGACCGTTCGTGCCCTATGCCGCCAATCCGATCCTGACGCAGCGCGACCTGCCGCCTGGCCGTCCGCACCCGGTCACCTCGGCAGGGCATGCCAAATTCGTCGAGACACAGAATGGTGACTGGTGGGCGACCTTCCTCGCGACCCGCCCCTATGCCGACGGGCTCTATAACATCGGGCGCGAGACGTTCCTGCTGCCGGTGACGTGGAAGGATGGCTGGCCGCATATCCTCGAACGCGGCATGCCGATCCCCTTCACCGCGCCGCGTCCAAAGCTGCCTACCGGCGCAAAGCCCGCGCTGCCGACCAGTGGCGATTTCGGTTATGCCGATGATTTCGCAGGCACCCGGCTGGCGATGCAATGGATCGGCATCCGCACGCCCAGGCAGCCGTTCCATCGTGTCGCCGGTGGCGCGCTCGAGCTGCGCCCCGGCGCGCGCTTCGGCGACCTGAACGGCGTGCCGTCCTTCGTTGGGCGGCGCCAGCAGCATCATGTCGCGACCGTCTCGGTGACGATGCGCTACCAGCCGGGCAAGGATGGCGCCCGGGCGGGGCTGGCGGCGGTGCAGAACGACCGTTCGCTGCTATTGTTCGGGGTGACGCGTGTGCAGGGCAAGCCGATGATCGCGCTGTGGGCCCGCGCCGATGCGGACGGCGATACGCTCGTCGCCAGCGCCCCGATCGACGCCGCGAAACCCGTGACGCTGACGCTCCGTGCCGACGGCGGGACGATGGCATTCGACTATGCGGCGGGGGGCCGGCGCAGGACGTTGCGCGACGGTGTCGACGCGCGCTTCCTCAGCACTGCGCGCGCGGGCGGGTTCGTCGGTACGGTGATCGGCCCGTTCGACGAACCTTGA